Proteins encoded by one window of Lathyrus oleraceus cultivar Zhongwan6 chromosome 1, CAAS_Psat_ZW6_1.0, whole genome shotgun sequence:
- the LOC127112355 gene encoding uncharacterized protein LOC127112355, with the protein MKQKIVIKLQMDCDKCRNKALKTAAEVKGVTSVSLEGDDKDKVSVTGDNVNTICLANQLKKKFKNVTILSVEEVKKKTEAEKKKEEEKKKEEEKKKMMEACRAVLHGSCIKCHSNSCNGKCSCTKCSSPKCDGKFCVTICFKCENPKSCCECKPSCSCDHKTCDGGCKAKKLPSPCPQQCPPWCTCPKCCAQYQYQPCYNPYPPYCTVAYEPCPDNCSIM; encoded by the exons ATGAAG CAAAAAATAGTTATAAAGTTGCAAATGGACTGTGACAAATGCAGAAACAAAGCCCTCAAAACTGCTGCTGAGGTCAAAG GTGTGACATCAGTTTCATTGGAAGGAGATGATAAAGATAAGGTATCTGTTACCGGTGATAACGTAAACACAATTTGCTTAGCCAACCAGCTAAAGAAGAAATTCAAAAATGTCACGATTCTAAGTGTGGAAGAAGTGAAAAAGAAAACAGAAGCAGAAAAGAAAAAGGaggaagaaaagaaaaaagaagaagaaaagaaaaagatGATGGAAGCATGTCGTGCCGTTTTGCATGGTTCTTGCATCAAGTGTCATAGCAATAGTTGTAATGGTAAGTGTTCATGCACAAAATGTTCAAGTCCAAAGTGTGATGGAAAATTTTGTGTCACTATTTGCTTCAAGTGTGAGAATCCAAAAAGTTGTTGTGAGTGTAAGCCAAGTTGCTCTTGTGACCACAAAACGTGTGATGGTGGTTGCAAAGCTAAGAAGCTTCCTTCACCATGCCCTCAACAATGTCCTCCATGGTGCACATGTCCTAAGTGCTGTGCTCAATATCAATATCAACCTTGTTACAACCCGTATCCACCTTATTGCACGGTTGCTTACGAGCCATGCCCCGATAATTGCTCCATCATGTGA